One part of the Dyadobacter sp. 676 genome encodes these proteins:
- the porQ gene encoding type IX secretion system protein PorQ: protein MRSTGCGLLFLVIWLCLSWNALYGQVTGGRSRLDFLQLPAQAKSTALGSNHITIQGNDPVLFLQNPALLDSTKSDNVSLNLMPYLADTKFVNMGYANRIRKTGGIWAVGLQYLNYGTMQETDDVGNVIGEFRAADYGLSAGYGHTLGAFSLGATAKLVGASIESYQTWGMAFDWGATFRHPREDLTIGFAAKNFGFLKQNYNGATTPVLPLDIRMGVTFKPEYMPVRVSFTAHHLNRFDMVYNDPNLFYTYDINGNRQPRKVGVVEKLGRHLSLGAEILAHPDFRILLGYDHLKRQELRLSNRGALAGFSFGAWLRIRRFEIGYGRAQYVPGFGSSSLSIVMNLKNGFVKETKDK, encoded by the coding sequence ATGAGGTCGACAGGTTGCGGTTTGCTTTTCCTGGTCATATGGCTTTGCCTGTCATGGAACGCCTTGTACGGCCAGGTAACAGGCGGTAGGTCGCGTCTTGATTTCCTGCAATTACCCGCCCAGGCGAAGAGTACGGCTTTGGGTTCCAACCACATTACGATTCAAGGCAACGATCCCGTCTTGTTCCTGCAAAATCCCGCACTACTCGATTCCACGAAGAGTGATAATGTATCGCTGAACCTGATGCCTTATCTGGCGGACACGAAGTTTGTGAATATGGGTTATGCCAACCGGATACGCAAAACCGGCGGCATCTGGGCCGTGGGACTGCAATACCTGAATTACGGTACCATGCAGGAAACCGACGACGTCGGCAATGTGATCGGGGAGTTCCGTGCCGCGGATTATGGCCTTTCAGCCGGTTACGGCCATACATTAGGTGCATTCAGCCTCGGTGCGACGGCCAAGCTTGTGGGCGCTTCCATCGAAAGTTACCAGACCTGGGGAATGGCGTTCGATTGGGGAGCGACGTTCCGGCACCCGCGTGAAGATTTAACGATCGGCTTTGCAGCCAAGAACTTCGGTTTTTTAAAACAGAATTACAACGGCGCGACAACGCCCGTCCTGCCGCTGGATATCCGCATGGGTGTAACATTCAAGCCCGAATATATGCCCGTGCGCGTGTCGTTCACGGCGCATCATCTGAACCGTTTCGATATGGTTTACAATGATCCCAACCTCTTTTATACCTACGATATCAATGGCAATAGGCAGCCAAGGAAGGTTGGAGTGGTCGAGAAATTAGGCAGGCACCTGTCACTCGGAGCGGAAATACTGGCACATCCCGACTTCCGTATTTTGCTGGGTTATGACCATTTGAAACGGCAGGAGCTGCGTTTGAGCAATCGCGGCGCGTTAGCCGGATTTTCGTTCGGCGCATGGCTGCGTATCCGGCGATTTGAGATCGGTTATGGCCGCGCTCAGTATGTGCCGGGGTTTGGCAGCAGCTCACTTTCGATTGTAATGAATCTGAAAAACGGTTTTGTAAAGGAAACCAAGGACAAATAA
- a CDS encoding acyl-CoA carboxylase subunit beta, with protein sequence MESRPAATSKKELLDQKNAEAELGGGESRIRAQHAKGKLTARERIAILLDKGSFEEIGRFVMHRSKDFGLDKEHYLGDGVVTGYGKVNGRLVYVFAQDFTVFGGSLSETHAEKICKIMDLAMKNGAPVIGLNDSGGARIQEGVLSLAGYADIFYKNTLASGVIPQISAVMGPCAGGAVYSPAITDFILMVENTSYMFVTGPNVVKTVTHEEVTSEELGGAMTHATKSGVTHFVSANEVECLQSIKKLLSYIPQNCEDDAPRYPYTPGDELRPALNMLIPENANQPYDMREVINELSDPDSFFEVHENFAENIVVGFSRIAGRSIGIVANQPAVLAGVLDIHASQKAARFVRFCDCFNIPLLVLEDVPGFLPGTDQEWNAIITNGAKLLYAFCEATVPRITVITRKAYGGAYDVMNSKHIGADMNFAWPSAEIAVMGASGAAEIIFKREIAQAENPAEKLQEKIDEYTHKFANPYRAAHRGYIDEVIHPDQTRQKLIRAFEMLENKVDVLPKKKHGNIPL encoded by the coding sequence ATGGAATCCCGACCAGCCGCTACTTCAAAAAAAGAACTTTTAGACCAAAAAAATGCCGAGGCTGAACTGGGCGGCGGTGAAAGCAGGATCCGGGCCCAACACGCAAAGGGCAAGCTAACCGCCCGCGAACGCATCGCCATCCTGCTCGACAAAGGCTCTTTCGAAGAAATAGGCCGGTTTGTAATGCATCGGAGCAAAGATTTCGGGCTCGACAAGGAGCATTACCTGGGCGATGGCGTGGTAACAGGCTACGGAAAGGTAAATGGTCGTCTGGTTTATGTTTTCGCGCAGGACTTTACGGTTTTCGGCGGTTCGCTTTCCGAAACACACGCCGAGAAGATCTGCAAGATCATGGACCTGGCGATGAAAAACGGTGCACCGGTAATTGGCCTGAACGACTCGGGTGGCGCGCGCATCCAGGAGGGCGTGCTTTCGCTGGCGGGTTATGCGGATATTTTCTATAAAAACACTCTGGCTTCCGGCGTGATACCGCAAATTTCGGCGGTAATGGGCCCGTGTGCGGGCGGAGCCGTTTATTCCCCCGCGATCACCGATTTTATTCTGATGGTCGAGAACACGAGCTATATGTTCGTGACAGGGCCTAATGTGGTTAAAACGGTGACGCACGAGGAAGTAACTTCCGAAGAACTCGGCGGAGCGATGACGCACGCGACCAAATCGGGCGTGACGCATTTTGTGTCCGCCAATGAAGTCGAATGCCTGCAATCGATCAAAAAATTGCTGAGCTACATACCACAAAACTGCGAGGACGATGCGCCCCGATATCCCTATACTCCCGGCGACGAGCTTCGCCCCGCATTGAATATGCTCATTCCCGAGAACGCAAACCAGCCTTACGACATGCGTGAGGTGATCAACGAGCTTTCCGACCCCGACAGTTTTTTTGAAGTACATGAAAATTTCGCCGAAAACATCGTCGTAGGTTTTTCTCGTATTGCCGGCCGCAGCATCGGCATTGTGGCCAACCAGCCCGCTGTGCTAGCCGGGGTGCTCGATATCCACGCAAGCCAGAAGGCGGCCCGTTTTGTGCGTTTTTGCGATTGCTTCAATATTCCGTTGCTGGTTCTGGAAGACGTCCCCGGTTTCCTTCCCGGCACCGATCAGGAATGGAATGCGATCATCACAAACGGTGCCAAACTGCTTTATGCATTCTGTGAAGCCACCGTTCCACGCATTACGGTCATTACGCGCAAGGCATACGGCGGCGCATACGATGTCATGAACTCCAAACACATCGGCGCGGATATGAACTTCGCTTGGCCTTCCGCCGAAATCGCCGTAATGGGCGCGAGCGGCGCGGCGGAGATCATCTTCAAACGCGAGATCGCCCAGGCTGAGAATCCCGCTGAAAAATTGCAGGAAAAAATAGACGAATACACCCACAAATTCGCCAACCCCTACCGCGCCGCCCACCGGGGCTATATCGATGAGGTAATCCATCCCGACCAGACCCGCCAGAAGCTCATCCGGGCCTTCGAAATGCTCGAAAACAAGGTGGATGTACTGCCTAAAAAGAAGCACGGCAACATTCCGTTGTAA
- the clpB gene encoding ATP-dependent chaperone ClpB, with the protein MNFNQYTIKAQEVIQHAAQMAQGNQQQAIETGHVLKSILEEDPNTSLFLLNKLNISADVLNNRLQKILDGYPRVSGGQPYLGNDMAAASGKAQNYLKEFGDEFISIELLMLGILSGKDSTANLMKELGFKEKELINAIKELRGKNNPVKDQNAEAKYRSLERYSKNLNELAKAGKIDPVIGRDEEIRRVLQILSRRTKNNPILLGEPGVGKTAIVEGLAQRIVQGDVPENLKSKTIVSLDMGLLIAGAKYKGEFEERLKAVIKEVTDSEGEIVLFIDEIHTLIGAGGGGESAMDAANLLKPALARGELHAIGATTLKEYQKYVEKDKALERRFQAVMVDEPSIPDAISILRGIKEKYELHHGVRIQDDAVIAAVELSNRYISDRFLPDKAIDLMDEAASKLRLEMDSVPEELDELNRRIMQLEIEREAIRRENNKDKETVLNKEIADLSEQRNTLKAQWENEKGKVNEVRALKEQSEQLRLEAEQAERAGDFGKVAEIRYGRIPEVQRKLEELQKSEHAESLMQEEITPEDIAEVVAKWTGIPVSKMLQSDREKLLQLETHLHQRVAGQDEAIEVVSDAVRRSRAGLQDAKRPIGSFLFLGPTGVGKTELAKTLAEYLFNDENAMVRIDMSEYQERHAVSRLVGAPPGYVGYDEGGQLTEAVRRKPYSVILLDEIEKAHPDVWNILLQVLDEGRLTDNKGRVANFKNTIIIMTSNIGSHIIQEKFAEDEGWNRTLIIEEAKQAVLDLLKASVRPEFLNRIDEIVLFEPLTLKNIRKIVDIQFKGIQNMLKEQGITLDATDEALNKLGEEGFDPAFGARPLKRVLQRKILNELSKGILSGQVAKDAVIMMEVNSQGDLIFENVGGVEI; encoded by the coding sequence ATGAATTTTAATCAATATACCATTAAAGCACAGGAAGTGATCCAGCACGCCGCGCAGATGGCCCAGGGCAACCAGCAGCAGGCTATCGAAACCGGGCACGTGCTGAAATCCATTCTGGAAGAGGACCCGAACACGTCATTATTTTTATTGAACAAACTCAATATCAGCGCCGACGTTCTCAACAACCGTCTGCAAAAGATATTGGACGGCTACCCGCGCGTGAGCGGAGGCCAACCCTATCTGGGCAACGATATGGCCGCTGCCAGTGGCAAAGCACAGAATTACCTGAAAGAATTCGGCGACGAGTTCATCAGCATCGAGCTGCTCATGCTGGGTATACTAAGCGGAAAAGATTCCACAGCCAACCTCATGAAGGAGCTGGGTTTCAAGGAAAAGGAATTGATCAATGCTATCAAAGAACTTAGAGGAAAGAATAACCCTGTGAAAGATCAAAACGCAGAAGCCAAATACCGCTCTCTGGAACGGTACAGCAAAAACTTGAATGAATTGGCCAAAGCCGGCAAAATCGACCCGGTGATCGGCCGTGACGAGGAAATCAGGCGGGTATTGCAGATTTTGAGCCGCCGTACGAAAAACAACCCGATCCTGCTCGGCGAGCCGGGTGTGGGTAAAACCGCGATCGTGGAAGGACTTGCACAACGTATCGTGCAGGGCGACGTCCCCGAAAACCTGAAATCGAAAACCATCGTATCGCTCGATATGGGTTTGCTGATCGCCGGCGCCAAATACAAAGGCGAATTTGAAGAAAGGTTGAAAGCGGTTATCAAAGAGGTAACCGATTCGGAGGGCGAGATTGTGCTTTTCATCGACGAAATCCACACGCTGATCGGCGCGGGTGGCGGTGGCGAAAGCGCAATGGACGCAGCCAACTTGCTTAAACCCGCACTGGCCCGTGGCGAACTGCACGCGATCGGCGCCACTACGCTGAAAGAATACCAGAAATACGTCGAGAAAGACAAGGCTTTGGAACGCCGTTTCCAGGCGGTAATGGTGGACGAGCCCAGCATTCCCGATGCGATCAGTATTCTGAGGGGTATCAAGGAGAAATATGAACTGCACCACGGTGTCCGTATTCAGGACGACGCGGTAATTGCCGCGGTGGAGCTGTCGAACCGCTATATCAGCGACCGTTTCCTGCCAGATAAGGCCATCGACTTAATGGACGAGGCTGCCTCCAAATTGCGCCTCGAAATGGACAGCGTTCCCGAAGAACTCGACGAACTCAACCGCCGGATCATGCAGCTCGAAATCGAGCGCGAGGCGATCCGTCGGGAAAACAACAAAGACAAAGAAACTGTCCTGAATAAGGAAATCGCCGATCTCAGCGAGCAACGCAATACACTGAAGGCCCAATGGGAAAACGAAAAGGGTAAGGTGAACGAAGTCCGCGCGCTAAAAGAACAGAGCGAACAGCTGCGCCTGGAAGCCGAACAGGCCGAACGCGCAGGTGATTTCGGTAAGGTAGCGGAGATCCGTTACGGACGCATTCCCGAAGTACAGCGCAAATTGGAGGAACTGCAAAAATCGGAGCATGCGGAAAGTCTGATGCAGGAAGAGATCACCCCGGAAGATATCGCCGAGGTGGTAGCCAAGTGGACCGGCATTCCCGTCAGCAAAATGCTGCAAAGCGACCGTGAAAAGCTGCTGCAACTTGAAACGCATCTGCACCAGCGCGTGGCCGGGCAGGACGAGGCCATCGAAGTTGTTTCTGACGCAGTACGCCGCAGCCGCGCAGGTTTGCAGGATGCGAAAAGGCCTATCGGCAGCTTCCTTTTCCTGGGCCCGACGGGTGTAGGTAAAACCGAACTCGCCAAAACCCTGGCGGAATACCTCTTTAACGACGAGAACGCCATGGTGCGGATCGACATGAGCGAGTACCAGGAACGCCACGCAGTCAGCCGGCTAGTGGGCGCGCCTCCGGGATATGTGGGCTACGACGAAGGCGGCCAGCTCACCGAAGCAGTCCGACGCAAGCCATACAGCGTGATCCTGCTCGACGAGATCGAAAAGGCCCACCCGGATGTCTGGAATATCCTGCTGCAGGTACTCGACGAAGGCCGCCTGACCGATAACAAAGGACGCGTCGCGAACTTCAAGAACACGATCATCATCATGACGTCTAACATTGGCAGCCACATTATCCAGGAAAAATTCGCCGAAGACGAAGGCTGGAACCGGACGCTGATTATCGAAGAAGCCAAACAGGCCGTGCTCGATCTGCTGAAAGCGTCGGTAAGGCCGGAATTCCTGAACCGGATCGACGAGATCGTGCTGTTCGAACCATTGACGCTGAAAAACATCCGCAAAATTGTGGATATCCAGTTCAAAGGCATTCAGAATATGCTGAAAGAGCAGGGAATCACACTCGACGCGACAGATGAAGCGCTTAACAAACTGGGTGAAGAAGGTTTTGATCCCGCATTCGGGGCACGACCGCTGAAACGGGTGCTCCAGAGAAAAATCCTGAACGAATTGTCGAAAGGTATTTTGAGTGGGCAGGTGGCAAAAGATGCGGTCATTATGATGGAAGTCAACTCCCAGGGCGACCTGATCTTCGAGAACGTCGGTGGCGTGGAGATATAA
- a CDS encoding YciI family protein — translation MKALYITLLTLASVFAPYSGRAQSNIAYDSTLAKKLNADEYGMKKYVMVFLKTGSAANVPKSRSDSAFAGHMQNINRLAASGKLVVAGPFFKNDKYRGIFILNADTIEEGRKLVETDPAVQAGLLDMELLMWYGSAALAEIPEIHKKIEKKSH, via the coding sequence ATGAAAGCTCTGTACATCACACTTCTGACCCTGGCATCGGTATTCGCGCCTTATTCGGGACGTGCGCAATCCAACATCGCTTATGATTCGACGTTAGCGAAAAAACTGAATGCGGATGAATACGGTATGAAAAAATATGTGATGGTCTTCCTGAAAACCGGAAGTGCCGCGAATGTGCCTAAGAGCAGATCGGACAGCGCATTTGCCGGCCACATGCAGAATATCAACCGCCTGGCCGCCTCCGGAAAGCTGGTGGTAGCCGGTCCATTCTTTAAAAACGACAAATACCGCGGCATTTTCATCCTCAATGCAGATACAATCGAGGAAGGCCGGAAGCTCGTGGAAACGGACCCCGCTGTGCAGGCGGGGCTCCTGGATATGGAATTGCTGATGTGGTATGGTTCCGCGGCGCTGGCCGAAATACCCGAAATCCATAAGAAGATCGAGAAGAAAAGCCATTGA
- a CDS encoding Gfo/Idh/MocA family oxidoreductase, giving the protein MKEEKGTAASGRRSSRRRFIKGSLATLATFSIVPRHVLGKGYLAPSDTLTKAIVGTGSMGRGHIPYAGTKVVALCDVDKKHLEIAVNMVDKGVKTFSDYRELIQLPEVDIVHVATPPHWHGIIAADAARAGKDVWCEKPMTRTIGEGKRLVEAVQQHGRIFRLNTWFRFESNFYGMNTTVKPIKKLVQSGLLGWPLKVTVSRHTGFDWKFYWVGKTNNVPQPVPAELDYDMWLGPAPYKPYSEHRVHQTFRGYWDYDGGGLGDMGQHYIDPIQYFLGKDDTSPVSVEVDAPQQHTEAVGTWRRITYTYADGCQIVLDGEAKDDKVAYIEGPKGKLYPNFKSDIPDLEKKLAAFPDPEPQVTDFVDAVRNRKKFALNEENGHRSCTIVNMGLIALRLGRSLKFDPDKQEFIDDEGANRLINQPMRAPWTI; this is encoded by the coding sequence ATGAAAGAAGAAAAAGGAACAGCCGCCTCCGGGAGGCGCTCCTCCCGGAGGCGCTTTATCAAGGGCTCGCTGGCTACGTTGGCAACGTTTTCGATCGTTCCCCGCCATGTGCTGGGGAAAGGTTACCTCGCTCCGAGCGACACGCTCACCAAAGCCATCGTAGGTACCGGCTCCATGGGCCGCGGCCACATTCCCTATGCGGGCACCAAAGTGGTCGCATTGTGCGATGTCGACAAAAAGCACCTCGAAATTGCGGTTAATATGGTCGATAAGGGCGTCAAAACCTTTTCCGATTACCGTGAGCTGATCCAGCTTCCGGAAGTGGATATCGTGCACGTGGCCACACCGCCGCATTGGCACGGCATTATCGCCGCCGATGCCGCACGTGCGGGCAAGGATGTATGGTGCGAAAAACCGATGACGCGCACGATTGGCGAAGGCAAGCGCCTGGTGGAGGCCGTCCAGCAACACGGCAGGATTTTCCGCCTGAATACCTGGTTCCGCTTCGAAAGCAATTTCTACGGAATGAATACCACCGTCAAACCCATTAAGAAACTCGTTCAGAGCGGGTTGCTTGGATGGCCTTTGAAAGTGACCGTGAGCCGGCACACCGGCTTCGACTGGAAGTTTTATTGGGTAGGTAAAACAAATAATGTACCCCAGCCGGTACCGGCCGAACTCGACTATGACATGTGGCTCGGGCCCGCGCCGTACAAACCATACAGCGAACACCGCGTACACCAGACTTTCCGCGGATATTGGGATTACGACGGCGGCGGACTGGGCGATATGGGGCAACATTACATCGACCCTATCCAATATTTCCTCGGAAAAGACGACACGAGTCCTGTGAGTGTGGAAGTGGACGCCCCTCAACAGCATACCGAGGCAGTGGGCACCTGGCGCCGCATTACCTATACCTATGCCGATGGCTGCCAGATCGTGCTCGACGGCGAGGCCAAAGACGACAAGGTTGCCTACATCGAAGGCCCGAAAGGTAAGTTATACCCCAATTTCAAATCGGATATCCCGGACCTGGAAAAGAAGCTCGCCGCATTCCCCGACCCCGAGCCACAGGTTACCGACTTCGTGGACGCCGTCAGGAACCGTAAGAAATTCGCGCTGAACGAAGAAAACGGTCACCGTTCGTGTACGATCGTCAATATGGGCCTGATCGCGTTACGTTTGGGCCGTTCCCTGAAGTTCGACCCCGATAAGCAGGAATTTATCGACGACGAAGGTGCTAACCGGCTCATCAACCAGCCAATGCGCGCTCCCTGGACCATTTAA
- a CDS encoding ATP-binding cassette domain-containing protein, with protein sequence MTLISLQNVSVRKYESTVLSEINWNIEQGQNWAIIGPNGSGKSVLLDVIAGKWPILTGKIAYGWHTPLRETVELASNDYSFNRIVSAGAEYYQQRFHAWESERAPTVRAILTDQLKPVGTVDDKSVKLDPSKVSDEELARVSGLLSITHLLDHPFVTLSNGETRRMLLAKSLLKKPKVLMLDNAFSGLDVHSREVLRNALAELTTQGVTIIMATTATEIPPSITHVLELEAGKIDAVMPVAEFKATGTHTPHFPQPDPRKLANFGHPEFTDFQNALDLRNIRVRYGDDQILDGVSWKIAKGEKWALSGPNGSGKSTLLSIITADNPQRFANDYDLFDQKRGGAGASIWDIKQKIGHVSPELHLYFPRNTTVFKTIASGFFDATGVFFKKLTEMQIGRVHEVAELLHVRELIEKDFSQLSKGQQRMVLLARALVKNPPLLILDEPCQGLDTEAIDYFKSVVDAICDTDQRTLIYVSHYPNEIPGCVKHYLKLEKGKVVSS encoded by the coding sequence ATGACACTCATTTCGCTTCAAAACGTTTCTGTCCGCAAATACGAATCAACGGTCCTTTCTGAAATCAACTGGAATATCGAACAAGGCCAAAACTGGGCAATTATTGGACCGAACGGCTCCGGGAAGTCGGTGCTACTGGATGTAATCGCCGGAAAATGGCCCATATTGACCGGGAAAATAGCCTATGGCTGGCATACGCCGCTTCGGGAAACCGTCGAACTGGCATCCAACGACTATTCATTCAACCGCATTGTCAGCGCGGGTGCCGAATATTACCAGCAGCGTTTCCATGCCTGGGAATCCGAGCGGGCCCCTACTGTGCGTGCGATCCTGACCGACCAGCTGAAACCGGTGGGAACCGTCGACGACAAATCCGTGAAGCTCGATCCCTCCAAAGTAAGCGACGAAGAACTGGCCCGGGTAAGTGGCCTGCTGTCTATTACCCATTTGCTCGACCACCCGTTTGTAACCCTTTCGAATGGGGAAACGAGGCGGATGCTCCTGGCGAAGTCGCTCCTGAAAAAGCCGAAGGTACTCATGCTCGACAATGCGTTCAGCGGCCTCGACGTGCATTCACGGGAAGTACTGCGCAATGCATTGGCCGAGCTGACCACGCAGGGCGTGACCATTATTATGGCTACTACCGCAACGGAAATCCCGCCCAGCATTACCCACGTGCTGGAACTGGAAGCCGGCAAAATTGACGCCGTAATGCCGGTGGCGGAGTTTAAAGCCACGGGCACACATACTCCGCACTTTCCCCAGCCCGATCCCCGGAAACTTGCGAATTTCGGCCATCCGGAGTTCACCGACTTCCAAAACGCGTTGGATTTAAGGAATATCCGCGTCAGATACGGAGACGACCAGATCCTCGACGGCGTGAGCTGGAAGATCGCCAAGGGGGAAAAATGGGCGCTGTCGGGGCCGAATGGCTCGGGGAAGTCCACATTACTCAGCATTATCACCGCCGACAACCCGCAACGCTTCGCGAACGACTATGACTTGTTCGATCAAAAGCGTGGTGGCGCAGGCGCTTCCATATGGGACATCAAGCAAAAGATCGGCCACGTTTCGCCTGAACTGCATTTGTATTTCCCCAGGAATACGACTGTTTTCAAAACTATCGCATCCGGTTTTTTCGACGCTACGGGGGTTTTCTTCAAGAAACTGACCGAAATGCAAATCGGGCGGGTACATGAAGTAGCCGAGCTCCTGCACGTCCGTGAATTGATCGAAAAGGACTTTTCACAGCTTTCGAAAGGTCAGCAACGAATGGTGCTGCTGGCGCGTGCATTGGTCAAAAACCCGCCCCTGCTGATCCTCGACGAGCCTTGCCAGGGATTGGACACCGAGGCGATCGACTATTTCAAATCCGTCGTGGACGCGATTTGCGACACCGATCAGCGGACGTTGATCTACGTTTCGCATTATCCCAATGAAATTCCGGGCTGCGTGAAACATTATCTGAAACTGGAAAAGGGAAAAGTTGTGAGCTCGTAA
- a CDS encoding type 1 glutamine amidotransferase domain-containing protein, whose protein sequence is MEQSLNLIKVAILVADGFEQVEMTCPRKVLNQHGATTHLISPNKDIVKGWSHLDWGGNHAVDVPLDMARPEYYDALLLPGGVMGLDALRINHKAVDFVRAFFLAGKPVAAICHGPQILIDADVVLGRTLTSYLAIRQDLENAGAIWVDQDVVTNNGLITSRTTDDLSAFVDTMIREFNMELHH, encoded by the coding sequence ATGGAACAATCACTGAATTTGATCAAAGTCGCTATACTGGTTGCCGATGGATTCGAGCAGGTTGAAATGACCTGTCCCAGAAAAGTCCTAAACCAGCATGGAGCGACCACCCATCTCATTTCGCCAAACAAGGACATTGTAAAAGGATGGAGCCATCTCGACTGGGGCGGAAACCATGCGGTGGATGTACCTTTGGATATGGCTCGGCCCGAGTATTACGACGCCCTTTTGCTCCCCGGAGGCGTAATGGGCCTGGATGCGCTTCGCATTAACCACAAAGCCGTGGATTTCGTCCGGGCATTTTTCCTCGCGGGAAAACCGGTAGCGGCTATTTGTCACGGGCCGCAGATCCTGATCGACGCCGACGTAGTTCTCGGCCGCACGCTCACCTCGTACCTTGCCATCCGTCAGGACCTCGAAAACGCGGGGGCTATCTGGGTGGACCAGGATGTTGTCACCAATAACGGACTGATCACAAGCCGTACCACCGACGACCTTTCAGCGTTCGTCGACACGATGATCCGCGAGTTCAATATGGAGCTGCACCATTGA
- a CDS encoding dihydrofolate reductase family protein has translation MARKVILYIATSLDGYIATRDEDLAFLSLVELPGEDYGYHDFIRTVDTVILGRKTYDKVLSFGIGFPHADKECYIVTRTQRTQEGNVRFYTGDIKTLVTNLKEKEGKNIFVDGGADVVNTMMKDDLIDEFVVSVIPVFLGDGIRLFQDGRPEHKLELMRSESFEKGLVQLRYKRKRGQ, from the coding sequence ATGGCCAGAAAAGTAATATTGTACATCGCCACCAGCCTCGACGGCTACATCGCAACCCGCGACGAAGATCTTGCATTCCTTTCGCTCGTGGAGCTACCGGGAGAAGATTATGGTTACCACGATTTTATCCGGACCGTCGACACCGTCATTCTCGGGCGCAAAACCTACGACAAAGTCCTTTCGTTCGGCATCGGCTTCCCTCATGCGGACAAAGAATGCTACATCGTCACCCGTACGCAACGGACGCAGGAAGGCAATGTCCGCTTCTATACCGGAGATATCAAAACCTTGGTAACCAACCTGAAAGAAAAGGAAGGAAAAAACATTTTTGTCGACGGCGGCGCGGATGTCGTGAATACGATGATGAAGGATGATCTGATCGACGAATTTGTGGTTTCGGTTATTCCGGTATTCCTTGGCGATGGCATTCGTCTCTTTCAGGACGGCCGCCCAGAGCACAAGCTCGAACTTATGAGGTCGGAGTCTTTTGAAAAAGGGCTTGTACAACTGCGTTACAAACGTAAGCGCGGCCAATGA